A window of the Sporosarcina sp. FSL K6-2383 genome harbors these coding sequences:
- a CDS encoding endonuclease, whose product MRKGKWKKRLNGFLSVGLVASLLVPALPATSYAETASRDLLISEYVEGSSFNKALELFNGSEAAVDLSDYTLELYANGATAATSTFALSGTLASGETYVIHHRDASETIKEKGNLENSSVINFNGDDALVLKKSGEVIDSFGQVGVRSNWGTDVTLVRNGAISTGDLNPFDVYNRDAEWVVYPKDTFDYLGSHDVGDLPEEPGEPADVISIAEARSMNVGETVTIQGRVAATLKNTISVQDETGGIAVRPTSLDAAIGDEVTLTGTLADYRGLLQLDGATIQAKTENVGEPSPKVIAAAEVAEENESQLVTVQNVELTDMQSGTGWANYTATDFIVRDETNGLDLAVGTMYESITGIVQQFDADYQIIPRSSQDIVVDSSILQPVSANPAGGTFVGSTTVTLSTTTADAEIRYTLDGTDPIENGILYETPIYIAKDTTLKAVVLTVDGQASEVSTNQYVIAESLQIHDIQGEGHASPFDNQTVEGIEGIVTYTFTLNGATYYHIQTPDALTDGNPHTSEGIILYSGRNAWPIQIGDLVSVTGKVSEYAIDGFADRQQTDMKVTQINVRDDQGGKVTVLERGVALPEPILLDEKMIPTTHIDSDQLSVFNPEVDAIDFWESLEGMRVQVGNVKAVAPQEHGDLVTVLESASTNTLHGGLLLEKDNQNANRVQFRLEPNGPARDFEVATGDTFEGSITGVVGYSFQNYKIYVSLDDMQTAHSKGNATPEQTTIVKEADKLTIASYNLENFSNNTKSTSADKARKLARAFAQDMQSPDIVGVTEVQDNNGEDAGDSKANESYERLIAEIVKAGGVQYEYVNIDPANNQDGGAPNANIRVGFLYNPDRVTLTEGIPQGDATTAVGYENGKLTHNPGRIDPNHPAFNSSRKPLAAQFDFQGESVIVIANHWNSKSGDTPLFGSTQPPLYGSEVQRKQIASIVYDFVNDINTKNPEAHIVSVGDFNDFQFADSLKIHEGNLMTNLINQVDEIDRYTYVYQGNSQVLDHILVSNHLVDQTEIDILHVNADFTDMAGRASDHDPVLVQIGFEVPVVWEPIKVKKVYDLVNFKKKKLNIAEPSVAVKMDAKSKLTEGVLLKGDYAELSGEGFKTNRVILQPKKKGLIVDMKGTVMGDILVDGKHPLQIRGAENIQSIEFINGAKPEAIEFYNSKGKRIGVPTVEENKAPVITKAIGNQIVKEGEIISVALTEHFSDPDGDKLTFTSTKGTVNPTTGVLTLKLGNGNHIVGITANDGGKTVTMSFSVIVTAEEIPADGYYKNAIGKEGLALKAALHDIISDHKQLSYAEVWDALRKTDEDPNNPDNVILLYSAESRSKARNGGNVGDWNREHTWAKSHGNFGTSKGPGTDIHHLRPTDVQVNSARGNLDFDNGGSTVRGCDGCFKTANSWEPPDRVKGDVARMLFYMATRYETGDRVDLELNEKLNNGSAPYHGKLSVLLEWHAEDPVDDFERNRNNVIEEWQGNRNPFIDHPEWVELIWETVGDMREAS is encoded by the coding sequence ATGCGTAAAGGAAAATGGAAGAAGCGTTTGAATGGTTTTTTGTCAGTTGGTTTGGTAGCGAGTTTGCTCGTTCCGGCTTTACCAGCGACGTCATATGCGGAGACAGCTTCACGGGATTTGTTGATTTCGGAGTATGTAGAGGGAAGTAGTTTTAATAAGGCGCTTGAGCTTTTTAATGGTTCGGAGGCTGCGGTTGATTTAAGTGACTATACGTTGGAGTTATATGCGAATGGAGCGACGGCGGCGACTTCGACGTTTGCTTTATCGGGCACTTTGGCGAGTGGAGAGACGTATGTGATTCATCACCGAGATGCGAGTGAGACAATTAAAGAAAAGGGAAATCTGGAGAATTCGAGTGTTATTAATTTCAACGGTGATGACGCGCTTGTGCTGAAGAAGTCGGGTGAGGTAATCGATTCTTTTGGACAAGTTGGGGTGCGGAGTAACTGGGGGACGGATGTGACGTTGGTCCGCAATGGCGCCATTTCTACGGGCGATTTGAATCCATTTGATGTGTACAATCGTGATGCGGAATGGGTCGTTTATCCAAAAGACACGTTCGATTATTTAGGGTCCCATGATGTGGGCGATTTGCCTGAGGAACCTGGTGAACCGGCGGATGTCATTTCCATCGCAGAGGCACGTTCCATGAATGTTGGGGAAACGGTGACGATTCAAGGACGGGTCGCCGCGACGTTGAAAAATACGATTTCCGTGCAGGATGAGACAGGCGGCATTGCGGTACGTCCGACGAGTTTAGATGCGGCGATTGGGGATGAAGTGACGTTAACCGGAACGCTCGCCGATTATCGCGGGTTACTTCAATTAGACGGTGCAACGATCCAGGCGAAAACTGAAAACGTTGGAGAACCTTCTCCAAAAGTAATCGCAGCCGCAGAAGTTGCGGAAGAGAACGAATCGCAGCTTGTCACAGTACAAAACGTTGAACTGACTGACATGCAATCAGGTACAGGCTGGGCCAACTACACAGCGACGGACTTTATCGTCCGTGATGAAACAAATGGGCTCGACTTAGCGGTCGGCACGATGTATGAATCCATCACTGGAATTGTGCAGCAATTCGATGCGGATTATCAAATTATTCCGCGTTCATCGCAAGATATTGTTGTGGATTCATCCATATTACAACCTGTTTCCGCGAATCCCGCGGGCGGCACGTTTGTCGGCAGCACGACGGTGACGCTATCCACAACGACTGCTGACGCGGAAATTCGCTACACATTGGATGGAACGGATCCAATTGAAAATGGAATCCTTTACGAAACACCAATCTATATTGCGAAAGATACGACGTTGAAAGCGGTCGTCCTAACGGTAGATGGACAAGCGAGTGAAGTATCCACGAATCAGTATGTGATTGCCGAAAGCCTTCAAATCCATGATATCCAAGGAGAAGGCCATGCCTCACCTTTTGACAATCAAACCGTTGAAGGGATTGAGGGAATTGTCACCTATACATTCACGTTAAATGGAGCGACGTATTACCATATCCAAACACCGGATGCACTAACAGATGGCAATCCACATACGTCGGAAGGAATTATTCTGTATAGCGGTCGCAATGCTTGGCCAATCCAAATCGGCGATCTCGTGTCTGTTACGGGGAAAGTGAGCGAGTATGCCATCGACGGATTTGCGGATCGTCAACAGACCGATATGAAAGTGACGCAAATCAATGTCCGGGATGATCAAGGCGGCAAAGTGACAGTCCTTGAAAGAGGCGTGGCATTGCCAGAGCCCATACTTCTTGATGAAAAAATGATACCAACAACCCATATCGATAGCGACCAATTGAGCGTATTCAATCCTGAAGTTGACGCCATTGATTTCTGGGAGAGCTTGGAGGGTATGCGTGTACAAGTTGGCAATGTGAAAGCGGTAGCGCCGCAAGAACATGGAGACTTGGTCACCGTGCTGGAAAGCGCATCGACGAATACATTGCACGGTGGTTTATTGTTAGAAAAAGACAATCAGAATGCTAATCGTGTCCAGTTTCGTTTAGAGCCGAATGGTCCAGCACGGGATTTCGAGGTGGCAACGGGTGATACCTTCGAAGGTTCGATTACGGGAGTCGTCGGGTACTCATTCCAAAATTATAAAATCTATGTGTCACTGGATGACATGCAAACTGCTCATTCAAAGGGGAACGCGACACCTGAACAAACGACGATCGTGAAAGAGGCAGACAAGTTAACAATCGCTTCGTATAACTTGGAAAATTTCTCGAACAACACGAAGTCAACGTCCGCGGATAAAGCGCGTAAATTGGCGAGAGCTTTCGCCCAGGATATGCAAAGCCCCGATATCGTAGGAGTGACGGAAGTCCAGGATAATAACGGCGAGGATGCGGGCGATTCTAAGGCTAATGAAAGCTATGAGCGTTTGATTGCTGAAATCGTCAAAGCGGGCGGCGTGCAGTATGAATATGTCAATATCGATCCGGCGAACAATCAAGACGGCGGTGCGCCGAATGCCAATATTCGTGTCGGTTTCTTGTACAATCCGGACCGTGTGACGTTGACAGAAGGGATTCCGCAAGGGGATGCAACAACAGCTGTCGGCTATGAAAATGGGAAGTTGACCCATAATCCAGGTCGTATTGATCCGAATCATCCGGCATTCAACAGTAGCCGAAAACCGTTGGCGGCACAATTCGATTTCCAAGGAGAAAGCGTCATCGTCATTGCTAACCATTGGAATTCCAAATCGGGTGATACGCCATTGTTCGGCTCCACGCAGCCGCCTTTGTATGGTAGCGAGGTGCAGCGCAAACAAATTGCGTCGATTGTTTATGATTTCGTTAATGACATCAACACGAAAAATCCAGAAGCACATATCGTCTCAGTTGGGGATTTCAACGACTTCCAGTTTGCCGACAGCTTGAAAATCCACGAAGGTAACTTGATGACGAATCTAATTAACCAAGTGGACGAAATCGATCGTTACACATATGTCTATCAAGGGAATTCACAAGTATTGGACCATATTCTTGTATCCAATCACTTAGTCGATCAAACAGAAATTGACATCCTTCATGTCAATGCTGACTTTACAGATATGGCCGGTCGTGCGAGTGACCATGACCCGGTTCTCGTTCAAATCGGATTTGAAGTGCCTGTCGTTTGGGAACCAATCAAAGTGAAAAAGGTTTATGATTTAGTTAATTTTAAAAAGAAGAAATTGAATATCGCTGAGCCGAGCGTTGCCGTGAAGATGGATGCCAAATCGAAATTGACGGAAGGCGTCCTATTGAAAGGCGACTATGCGGAATTAAGCGGTGAAGGCTTTAAAACGAATAGAGTCATCCTTCAGCCGAAGAAAAAAGGGTTAATCGTGGATATGAAAGGAACTGTCATGGGTGATATCCTCGTCGATGGCAAGCATCCACTTCAAATTCGCGGTGCTGAAAACATTCAAAGCATCGAGTTCATCAATGGTGCAAAACCAGAAGCTATCGAGTTTTACAATTCAAAAGGCAAACGTATCGGCGTTCCGACAGTAGAGGAAAACAAAGCGCCTGTCATCACGAAAGCGATTGGCAATCAAATCGTTAAGGAAGGAGAAATTATTTCCGTTGCACTAACGGAACATTTCTCCGATCCGGATGGTGATAAACTGACGTTTACGTCGACAAAAGGTACAGTCAATCCGACAACAGGCGTGCTGACGTTGAAACTTGGGAATGGAAACCATATCGTCGGTATCACAGCGAATGACGGCGGAAAAACGGTCACAATGAGCTTCTCTGTAATAGTTACAGCTGAAGAAATTCCCGCTGATGGCTACTACAAAAACGCAATCGGCAAAGAAGGGTTGGCTTTGAAAGCCGCTCTTCACGACATCATTTCCGATCACAAACAACTGTCCTACGCTGAAGTATGGGATGCGCTAAGGAAAACGGACGAAGATCCGAACAATCCGGACAATGTCATCCTGCTCTACTCCGCCGAATCACGCTCCAAAGCCCGGAATGGCGGCAACGTAGGCGACTGGAACCGCGAACACACTTGGGCGAAATCACATGGCAACTTCGGCACATCGAAAGGACCCGGAACGGACATCCATCACCTCCGTCCGACCGACGTCCAAGTGAACAGCGCCAGAGGCAACCTCGATTTTGACAACGGTGGCAGTACAGTGAGAGGCTGTGACGGCTGTTTCAAAACCGCCAACTCATGGGAACCACCTGATCGCGTAAAAGGTGACGTAGCCAGAATGTTATTTTACATGGCGACTCGTTATGAAACCGGTGACCGTGTCGACCTTGAGTTGAATGAAAAACTCAACAACGGCAGCGCCCCATACCATGGAAAACTGTCAGTCCTGCTTGAATGGCATGCCGAAGATCCAGTCGATGATTTCGAACGTAACCGCAACAACGTCATCGAAGAATGGCAAGGCAACCGCAACCCATTCATCGACCATCCAGAATGGGTGGAACTGATTTGGGAGACAGTGGGGGATATGAGAGAAGCTTCTTGA
- the nikC gene encoding nickel transporter permease: MEANNKIELEDTKPQKMNGRFLFMKMGLLWQSKSAFFGGIIVVLVVICAVFAPFLSTHDPYEMNMRNGLLKPGEGGHFLGTDQYGRDLFTRLIYGARVSLEVGITSVLISMVIGVTLGLIAGYYGGLIDTIIMRIVDIFLSFPVVLLAIALVASLGPGIGNVIIALGLVYWTNYARVVRANVLSIKEEEYIQAAKTIGSSDFRIIFFNILPNSIAPIIVIATLGLGVAIVAEATLSFLGLGIQPPEASWGWTLAFGMKYIRESFHLSLYPGIAIMITVLGFNLLGDGIRDLTDTKLKRR; this comes from the coding sequence ATGGAAGCAAACAACAAAATAGAATTAGAGGATACGAAACCTCAAAAAATGAATGGACGTTTTCTTTTTATGAAAATGGGTCTTTTATGGCAAAGTAAGTCTGCTTTTTTTGGCGGCATCATTGTTGTATTGGTAGTGATTTGTGCGGTATTTGCCCCGTTTCTATCTACGCATGATCCATACGAAATGAATATGAGAAATGGCTTATTGAAGCCGGGTGAAGGTGGTCACTTTTTAGGGACTGATCAGTATGGCAGAGACCTATTCACAAGATTGATCTACGGAGCGAGGGTTTCTTTGGAAGTGGGGATTACTTCCGTTCTTATTTCAATGGTGATCGGCGTCACACTTGGTTTGATTGCCGGGTATTATGGTGGGCTTATTGACACTATAATTATGAGAATTGTTGATATTTTCTTGTCTTTTCCAGTTGTTTTATTGGCAATTGCTTTAGTCGCATCGTTGGGTCCGGGAATCGGAAATGTGATTATTGCACTTGGTTTGGTTTATTGGACGAATTATGCACGAGTGGTCCGAGCCAATGTGTTGTCCATAAAGGAAGAAGAGTACATTCAAGCTGCCAAAACAATCGGTTCATCCGATTTTAGAATCATATTTTTTAATATATTACCAAATAGCATTGCCCCAATTATTGTAATTGCCACACTCGGTCTAGGGGTAGCAATTGTCGCAGAAGCAACCCTGAGCTTTCTAGGGTTGGGAATTCAACCTCCGGAAGCCAGTTGGGGATGGACCTTAGCTTTTGGAATGAAATATATTCGAGAGTCTTTTCACCTGTCCTTATACCCTGGAATAGCTATTATGATTACGGTTCTTGGGTTTAATTTATTAGGTGATGGAATTAGAGATCTAACTGATACGAAATTAAAAAGAAGATAA
- a CDS encoding ABC transporter substrate-binding protein: MLKKKKISLLLVATFISILVLSGCSYSSEEPGDQGKGGSANSEYKNEIKIGLDVDAGTMDPRLANDSSGKRVNELVYDGLVRLSNSLEPQPSLAEEWSNPDATTWIFNLRKDVTFHDGEPFTAEDVKYTFDKVLDPEFQAPFLVLYEPIESIEVVDEHTVQFNLKQPYAPLLSYLDLGIVPKHIGEKDDNSLAGTPVGTGPYKMVKWDKNSKIAFEANESYWGGKSKTEKITYFIIPDNTTRVASLESGDIDLVHSPLSPQDIERVKGNDKFEVVEMEGLGYTYLNFNMQGEWTSDVKVRQAISHIINKEVISKDIYRSMDTPALSPLLPASWAYTEDVPVFEYNSEKSKELFNEAGWEDTDGDGFYDKDGKRFEITLSTHSEDPNRIQTVEYLQNEFEKNGVKVEVLTNEWPTFSANMMEGNFDIALLGWLNLFDPDRATYNQFYSGSGSNYGKYNNPKVDELLAAGRASLEQDERKEIYKEIAQIVTEEVGYNVLLYQGYVAMYNKNLEGFETYSNGSFYGLKDAVLTK; encoded by the coding sequence ATGCTGAAGAAAAAGAAAATTAGTTTGTTGCTCGTTGCGACATTTATTTCAATCCTAGTACTTTCAGGTTGCAGTTACAGTTCAGAGGAGCCGGGCGATCAAGGTAAAGGTGGTAGTGCGAATTCGGAATATAAAAATGAAATTAAAATAGGATTGGATGTAGATGCGGGGACGATGGATCCTAGACTTGCAAATGATTCAAGTGGGAAAAGAGTGAATGAGCTTGTATATGATGGATTGGTTAGGTTGTCGAACAGCCTAGAGCCTCAACCATCATTAGCGGAGGAATGGAGCAATCCAGATGCAACGACATGGATTTTCAACTTAAGAAAAGATGTCACATTCCACGATGGTGAACCATTCACTGCAGAAGATGTAAAGTACACATTCGATAAAGTGTTAGACCCAGAATTTCAGGCGCCTTTTCTCGTACTATATGAACCGATTGAATCTATCGAAGTAGTTGATGAGCATACAGTGCAATTTAACTTAAAACAACCCTATGCACCTTTACTAAGTTACTTGGATTTAGGAATTGTTCCAAAACATATCGGTGAAAAAGATGACAATAGTTTAGCTGGAACCCCAGTAGGAACGGGCCCGTATAAGATGGTGAAGTGGGATAAAAACAGTAAAATTGCTTTTGAAGCAAATGAATCATATTGGGGAGGAAAAAGTAAAACAGAAAAAATTACTTACTTTATTATTCCTGATAATACAACACGGGTAGCCTCATTAGAGTCGGGAGATATTGATCTTGTTCACTCTCCGCTATCCCCTCAAGATATTGAAAGAGTGAAAGGGAATGACAAGTTTGAAGTAGTAGAAATGGAAGGACTTGGCTATACGTATTTGAACTTCAATATGCAAGGCGAGTGGACTTCAGATGTGAAAGTAAGACAAGCCATTTCACATATCATAAATAAAGAAGTCATTTCGAAAGATATTTATCGTTCGATGGATACTCCGGCACTATCTCCATTACTCCCAGCTTCTTGGGCGTATACAGAAGATGTACCTGTCTTTGAATATAATTCTGAAAAATCAAAAGAATTGTTTAACGAAGCGGGATGGGAAGATACGGACGGTGATGGTTTTTACGATAAAGATGGTAAACGATTTGAGATTACGCTCTCTACACATAGTGAAGATCCGAACAGAATTCAAACCGTTGAATATTTACAAAATGAATTTGAAAAAAATGGCGTTAAGGTAGAAGTTCTAACAAATGAGTGGCCGACTTTTAGCGCAAATATGATGGAAGGCAATTTTGATATTGCCTTACTCGGTTGGTTGAATCTGTTTGACCCGGACCGAGCAACTTATAACCAATTTTACTCTGGTAGTGGTAGTAACTACGGTAAATATAATAACCCGAAAGTGGACGAGCTTCTTGCAGCTGGACGTGCTTCATTGGAACAAGATGAGCGTAAAGAAATTTATAAAGAGATTGCACAAATTGTTACCGAAGAAGTGGGATATAACGTCCTTTTATACCAAGGATATGTCGCGATGTATAACAAAAACTTAGAAGGTTTTGAAACGTATTCCAATGGTAGTTTTTACGGATTGAAAGATGCAGTACTAACAAAATAA
- a CDS encoding pyridoxamine kinase, producing the protein MKKVAVIQDMSSFGKCSLTAAIPVLSVMGVQAVPLPTAIFTAQTGYSSFYCEDLTSKMDFFVDEWSKLGATFDGIHTGFVTGQEQIDNIFQFLNVFYSKETTLLVDPVMGDMGEVYKMFTGNLLDRMKELVKSADIITPNVTECCLLTGLSFEKLQSYHDELDYMQTLEAAGHQLQQATGANVIITGLNPPPAVPNKRYVGNMFVDANRSFTSIRDYNGESYSGTGDLFASVIMGGMMRGQDLVESMKLAETFLAAAIEATSKEQIPSEAGVNFEQFLRMLL; encoded by the coding sequence ATGAAGAAAGTTGCTGTAATCCAAGATATGTCATCCTTTGGAAAATGCTCGTTAACAGCTGCAATACCTGTGCTGTCAGTGATGGGTGTTCAGGCAGTGCCGTTGCCAACTGCGATTTTTACGGCGCAAACAGGGTATTCGAGCTTTTATTGTGAGGATTTAACGTCAAAAATGGATTTCTTTGTGGATGAGTGGAGCAAGCTGGGTGCAACCTTTGATGGTATTCATACAGGCTTTGTGACAGGACAAGAGCAAATTGATAATATATTTCAGTTTTTGAATGTGTTTTATTCAAAAGAAACGACACTGCTTGTGGATCCTGTGATGGGGGATATGGGTGAAGTGTATAAAATGTTTACGGGCAATTTACTGGATCGGATGAAGGAACTCGTGAAGAGTGCAGATATTATTACGCCAAATGTGACAGAGTGCTGCTTGCTTACAGGTTTGTCGTTTGAGAAATTACAGAGCTATCATGACGAATTAGATTATATGCAGACACTAGAGGCGGCCGGTCACCAATTACAGCAGGCAACTGGTGCAAACGTCATTATTACTGGTTTGAATCCGCCACCAGCTGTTCCGAACAAGCGCTATGTAGGCAATATGTTTGTCGATGCAAATCGTTCATTTACGAGTATCCGTGACTATAATGGTGAGAGTTATTCGGGAACGGGTGATTTGTTTGCCTCTGTCATCATGGGTGGGATGATGCGCGGGCAGGATTTAGTAGAATCGATGAAGCTTGCGGAGACGTTTTTAGCTGCTGCGATTGAAGCGACATCGAAAGAGCAAATTCCGAGCGAGGCGGGCGTGAATTTCGAACAGTTTTTGCGAATGCTGCTTTAG
- a CDS encoding Xaa-Pro peptidase family protein yields the protein MENLQSRLKGTFQRMNDSGFDVLIVSSNANIQYLFGHTLITGDRLGVAVVTASGDRHIVLNEIFSDQIGQISNEKVHYYKDGENPLERVLALIPMSSRVGIDKHLNIATFLQITSKRDDLKIRLSDCIERQREIKGIEEINILRQSSRITDSVMHQIGQLQHFPTTEREVVKTIRSFYESSGVHDLTFLPIIASGNNTANPHHRAGDKFIEEHQPLLIDMGGKYNNYCSDMTRMFSFSKLHGKFLSHYDSLKEVQNDVLEIMKPGIELREIDLFIRNRLEKRGLAQYFIHATGHGIGLEAYEYPFINKENKETLKEGMVVTIGPGLYFEGEFGIRLEDVVCVTETGCENLNKSPKELVTLEFQ from the coding sequence ATGGAGAATTTACAAAGTAGACTAAAAGGAACATTTCAAAGGATGAATGACTCCGGTTTTGATGTACTCATCGTAAGTTCAAATGCAAATATTCAATATCTGTTTGGACATACCTTAATTACTGGGGATCGATTGGGAGTTGCTGTCGTAACAGCAAGCGGCGATAGGCATATTGTACTCAACGAGATATTTTCAGATCAGATTGGACAGATCAGTAATGAAAAAGTTCACTACTACAAAGATGGAGAAAATCCACTTGAAAGAGTACTTGCTTTAATCCCTATGAGTAGTCGTGTAGGTATTGACAAGCACCTAAATATAGCGACCTTCTTGCAAATCACTTCTAAAAGAGATGATTTAAAAATTAGGCTATCGGATTGTATTGAAAGGCAACGAGAAATAAAGGGAATTGAAGAAATAAATATTTTACGTCAATCTTCTAGAATTACAGATTCCGTCATGCATCAAATTGGGCAGTTGCAACATTTCCCGACAACCGAAAGGGAGGTTGTCAAGACAATCCGAAGTTTTTATGAGAGTTCGGGTGTACATGATTTAACTTTTTTACCCATCATTGCGAGCGGTAACAATACAGCGAATCCACATCATCGAGCAGGTGATAAATTCATTGAGGAGCATCAGCCTCTTTTAATCGATATGGGAGGGAAGTACAACAATTACTGTTCAGATATGACAAGAATGTTCTCCTTTTCAAAGTTGCATGGCAAGTTCCTATCTCACTACGATAGTTTGAAAGAAGTTCAAAATGATGTCTTGGAAATAATGAAGCCTGGTATTGAGTTGAGGGAAATTGACTTGTTCATTAGGAATCGTCTAGAGAAAAGAGGGCTCGCGCAGTACTTCATACATGCGACGGGTCACGGGATTGGTCTCGAGGCGTATGAATATCCATTTATCAACAAAGAGAACAAAGAAACATTAAAGGAGGGGATGGTTGTTACGATAGGGCCTGGACTGTATTTCGAAGGGGAGTTTGGCATTCGGCTTGAAGATGTAGTTTGTGTCACTGAAACAGGCTGTGAAAATTTAAACAAATCACCAAAAGAGCTTGTAACACTAGAGTTTCAATAA
- a CDS encoding DUF3870 domain-containing protein — translation MGKSDTIICTGYSRLPDGMAAKNLYGVMGVGFEVDPSTDEIIKTSSTFITNMCTDFLNSIFEGHSLAQGIEEQVEIFESRYFGLGKKAIVMAIKDAYNQYLIYTSMKK, via the coding sequence ATGGGGAAAAGCGATACAATTATTTGCACGGGATATTCCCGGTTACCAGATGGTATGGCAGCGAAAAATTTGTATGGTGTTATGGGTGTTGGCTTTGAGGTGGATCCAAGTACAGATGAAATAATAAAGACGTCAAGTACGTTTATAACAAATATGTGCACAGACTTTCTAAATTCTATTTTTGAGGGCCATAGCCTTGCTCAAGGAATTGAAGAACAGGTAGAAATATTTGAAAGTAGATACTTTGGTTTAGGGAAAAAGGCGATTGTTATGGCAATAAAAGATGCTTACAATCAATATTTAATTTATACAAGCATGAAAAAGTAG
- a CDS encoding ABC transporter permease: MATFILKRILQLIPVLLGISVLVFLLLYLIPGDPAMTLLGQDASADEVDRFREQMGLNKPFLVQLGVFLLNLLKGDLGVSIFQHMPVIDIVLGHLPATLELAVVALVIALIIAIPIGIISAVKQFSWVDYISMFFAQLGVSIPVFWLGLLMILFFSVELNVLPSFGRGEPLWSSMIQTIKTGNLYYLVESLKHILMPALALGLMSAAFITRMVRSSMLEVLKEDYIRTAEAKGVKNFFIIVKHAFRNALIPIVTIVGLQFGNLLGGAIVTETVFAWPGIGRLVITAISQRDFPLVQGTVLAIALVFALINLLVDILYSLINPKIQQ, from the coding sequence ATGGCTACCTTTATCTTGAAAAGAATATTGCAGCTTATCCCAGTGTTGCTGGGGATTTCCGTACTTGTTTTTTTACTCTTGTATTTAATTCCCGGTGATCCGGCAATGACCCTATTAGGTCAGGATGCTTCTGCAGATGAAGTGGACAGATTCAGAGAACAAATGGGGCTGAACAAACCCTTTTTAGTTCAATTAGGTGTTTTTTTACTCAATCTTCTGAAAGGTGATTTAGGAGTATCAATTTTTCAACATATGCCAGTCATTGATATCGTATTAGGTCATTTGCCAGCTACATTGGAACTTGCAGTTGTTGCCTTGGTCATTGCCCTAATCATTGCGATTCCAATAGGGATCATATCGGCGGTTAAACAATTTTCATGGGTAGATTACATTAGTATGTTTTTTGCTCAATTGGGCGTATCTATCCCAGTGTTTTGGCTAGGTTTATTGATGATTTTATTTTTCTCTGTTGAACTAAATGTTTTACCATCATTTGGACGCGGGGAACCATTATGGTCTTCCATGATACAGACCATCAAAACAGGCAATTTATATTATTTGGTCGAAAGTCTAAAGCATATTTTGATGCCTGCCTTAGCCTTAGGATTAATGAGTGCGGCCTTTATTACAAGGATGGTACGATCATCCATGCTTGAAGTTTTAAAGGAAGATTATATTCGAACTGCAGAGGCAAAAGGCGTAAAAAACTTCTTTATTATTGTCAAACATGCTTTTAGAAATGCATTGATCCCGATTGTAACGATTGTTGGCCTTCAATTTGGAAACTTGTTGGGCGGGGCAATTGTTACTGAAACCGTATTTGCATGGCCGGGTATTGGAAGGCTCGTTATTACGGCGATCAGTCAAAGGGATTTTCCGTTAGTACAAGGAACCGTATTAGCAATCGCATTGGTGTTTGCATTGATAAACTTGCTAGTTGATATTCTTTACTCTCTAATAAATCCGAAAATCCAGCAATAG